The following DNA comes from Capsicum annuum cultivar UCD-10X-F1 chromosome 7, UCD10Xv1.1, whole genome shotgun sequence.
GAGTGACATAGACCGTGGGGATTCATATCACGGACCTCAACTTGGCTGGACTTGAGGTATTGTTGTTTCAGGATATTAAAGTATTGAACATCTAGACTGGCACTAAACAAATGTTCCTAGGACTAGTgattaaaaagatgaaatttggACATAGTGCAGAGTGAAAGAGGTAATATGCAACCTTATTGAGGTCACGTCAGCAGTTCACATGGACCAAATACAAGAGCAGTACTATTCACTATTAAAAAAAACAGAACTTTCACATTAACcaatattccttttcatttaaCAAAGAAACAGTGCACTGCTCCTTCCTGGATGGGCAGAGCTAGAGCGCCGGCTTAAAGAAATGTTTGGAATGCTATATTTAACTTGAAGATATTCAAAGGGTCTTGTTAGTGTTGTTTGAGAGGACGCACTAGTTGTAGCCAAAATGAAGAGCAACGAAATAAGGATAGAATATGGAGTGGAGATATGGAAGTCAGGAATGGATTGTACCTCACGATATGGAACTTCTTCAGTTTCAAGCATTCTAACTACTTGGCTCATTCTAGGTCGTTTTTCTGAGTCAGGATCAACGCATCTAAGTGCAACCAGAAGTGCCCGTTTCAAAGCACGAGTATTAGGCTTAACTTCAAGGTTAGGATCCACAACTTCCTCTGCCCTTCGATTTCCAACCATCATTTTGAGCCATTCAACAAGATTAACCTGCCAACCATGAACCATAAAAATGTCTTTTAATAAATACGAGCAACCACAACCTGAAGAAACGAGTATAGTGCTGCAAGCACTCAATCCTGGGTCAATGTAGGGAGGGAGCATAGTGCAGTTAGTAAGGAAATTTTGCATTTATATGCATCACATCACTAACTCTCGGTACCTCATTAGCAGGACGGCTATAGTCCACAGGATCTCTACCAGTCACTGCTTCTAGCACTAGAACACCAAAACTGTAAACATCGCTCTTCTCATTTAACAATCCAGTATTAGCATATTCTGGAGCCACATATCTGGAATTCAAATGTCAAAGAAATCTGAGTATTTGATTATGGAAAGACCTCAAACAAGTGCCAAGGTAGAAATGGAACATCTTCAGATAGAAAAGTTCGTACCCAAATGTGCCCATGACTCTGGTGGTGATGTGGCTCTCTCCTGAGTCCAAGAGTTTTGCCAATCCAAAATCAGAGACCTTGGAGTTGAACTCGTCATCAATCAAGATATTACTAGACTTAATATCTCGATGAACTACTTTAGGTTCTATGGCTTCATGCAAGTAAGCAAGCCTGCAAATGAAACAAGTTTCACGTTACCGTCTAACAAATATAGTtgtcatttatttcttttctgtTGATATTAGAAATAATAGAAAGTGCTTAAGAAATATTAAGAAATGCAAAGGCTATAAGCACCAAATGATTACTACTAGGGATAAAAAAAAATTGCCAAAAAGATTAAGGCAATGGCTTAgcttaaaatgaataaaagagTCTGCACTACAGCCATTAAGGAAAATGGAATGTCAAGTGAACTAGCAAAACTAAAACTGTCGATTGGTTTTTCACAAGGAAACTTACGCTTTTGCAGTACCAAGGAGAACCTTCATACGGGCTTCCCATGTAAGTGTACCATGATGTCTCATCGCTCCATGCAGCCACTGCTCCAAGTTTCCATTATTGACATACTCATAAACCAGCATCCTTTACAGCAAAAACAAAGTAAAGGGAAGtataactaaattgaaataatgatTCTTTGACATTGCAAAATAAAGTCATAGCACAGAAAACTTCACACACTTACAGAAATGCCACGAATTTGATCTGAAAAAAGAGAATACATACCTGTGAACACCCTCAATGCAATAACCAAGAAGACGCACTAGATTCTTGTGTCTAACATGACCAATTGCCTCTACTTCAACCCGAAATTCTTTCTCAGCTTGGCCACTACAAAGCAATTTATCATTAGATCATAAATAACAATCATCCATGAAGATGAAAGCAGGGAACCTGTAAAAGTACATCAAAATCATACTCACAGATTATTTAGGAGCTTCTTCACAGCGACGTCTGTCCCATTGATCAACCTTCCTTTATAGACTACACCATATCCCCCTTCACCAAGCACGTTCTCAGCAGAGAAACGATTCGTTGCAAGTTCAAGATCTCTGAGCGTAAACCAGTGTCCCCACCCGAGCTGTGATATTTCTGGCAAGCCAATCAAAGGAGAAGGCATTGCAATTCCATAAGATGTTTGTTTCCTCACTGTTCCTGAACTTCCCTCTTCTCCCGACTGTGAACTAAAGCCCCTTTCGTGATGATATATAGAGCTACATTGGCTGATGTTATCAGCATCACTAGATTTGCTCCTACCCAAATGGACTAACATCTTCTCCGACGTGGTTTCATTTGATTTATCATTAACGGTAAGAAATAAACTTTCAGGATGATCATGGACATTCGCAGCACCACCAACTCTATCCACCTTAATATCCTTGGAAACATGGGGTATTTGGCAATGCGAATACCCATCCAAcgttcttctattttttctcctACACGTTACCCATATCGACAACATACATAGTATCCCAACGATAAATACACCAACACATAACCCCATTAAAACCCATAGTTTGAGACCCAAAAATGAAGTCTTCCTAGACAATTCACTTTTTAATTCTCCAGAAGACATTTCCAGCACAGCAGATACAACAAAACCAAACTGTCAGACTCAGATTTACTCCATTGCCTCCTGTATCCCACAAAGAGCAGTATACATTACATCACACACAACATATATCTATTAGCATTTCTACAATTGTGGCTTGTAATAGTACTTCTTTTAATGAAACAAAGTAGTTGGTCTTGTCTAACTTAGAAGTATTAAATTTTCAAGTACAATTAGTTAGAGTTTAGACATTGACAAAGCAACTAAATTAGTGACAGCTGACATCACAATACAATACAACTATTCCAATAAACTACATAGCACTAAGATTTGCAACAGTAACCATAAAAATCACTACTCCACCTCCCCTTCCTGATACAACAAATCAAGAATCCATAAGAAAACCACCAATAATTCCAAAAAGACTAGTTTTTTTCTCAAATCTGTTAAAAATAAGCACAAAATCAAGAAAAGTATAACTTCATACAGAAGCAATATAAATAAACCAGATGTAAAAAATCCAATAAAGTTGTTACCTTTACACCAAGTGATCTATAGAACCACCAAACTTAACTTAACCCCCTTGATCTTCTTCTTTAAGAACCCAAAGAAGCAACAAAAGTTCCTCTTTTTGAACCAAAAGAGAATCAAAACACATAGATAAGCCAATGCAGAAGTGAAAACCAAGAACCCCACAAAAGCCAAGAAAATGCTAACAAGTGCAATATGACTACACAGTTCAAAAGAACAACAAGAAGGGTGTTGCTAAAATGGAccaagtaaaggaaaaacaagttaaaccaaagTGTTGTAACCAAAGAAAAATGGTTGGTGGGTAATGTGAATGTGGAGAGAATGGAGAGTTTAGAAAGGTATAAAGGTGGAAGCTTTGTTAGCAATGGAGGAAATCTATGGTTGGGGGTGGGGGGGTGAGGGGAGTAACGAGGTGAGGTTGTTGATAGGGGTGGGTGGTGCTAAGAGAGAAGGGAAAAGAGAatagtaaaggaaaagcaaaaatGAGAGGAATAGAAGAGAAATGCATTTATGGGGTTGGATGGGAAagaatttatgaaatgaaaaaagtgaaaaccatggcaccaaaaaaataaataaaaagttttagTTTATACATTGTCATCCTAAACAAATTCTTAtatcattatattaaaaataataggagtaataatatatttaatataatttattcacaaataaagtttgagaaagatCATTTTTACTTATTATGTCTTGCTTTATGAGAGTCGATTTAAATAGTTTTTCAAGctatataatttttatgtttgagaACTACATGCAAAGTaagttataatattatttatatcaatatgatagaatagtgagaagattagaaaagaaaaaaagggaaaacataTTGTGAATGTGAAAGAGGGAAAAGTTAAGGGGACTTTTTCTTTTGGGGAAGGGAGTCAACTCAACAGAAGTTAAAGTGGCAAGTCCAAATCTCTAATTAAGGCTTAATGTAATAATCAAGATTCATTTTACTCTATTGCCCTTTGGTCTAAAAAACTACTACTCTCTTTCTGTCATTATTAATAATGATACATGCACATTACAATTGACCTTTTCACATTTGATgctatgaagaaaaaaaaaagtgaattttttaggCAAAAAAACTCACTAAAATTGGAAAATTGACCGACTTTACACCCATAACTTGGCTGGCAAACACTGTACTTAAGCAACCTACATAAGCTAGTAAGCTACTACTTAGGTCACTTTTAAAGTTATTAATGCAAAATTTTAACagcaaatataaaaaaaaaaaaaaagaaaatgaaaatgagtcTTGAGATAAATTGACcaacttttttgtttctttcgGGATACCGTTACAAAATAAGATTAGATTAATACGATAACAATACGTGTAATCAATCGGTTACGGTGAGTAAAAGCGTTATAAAACTAATACACGTGTAATCATGCATGTGTATACTGACGCGACAGATGACGTTAACTGAACTTTTGACTTCATCGCTAATATTAAAATCGTGACTCGAAAattcaaaaaggaaaagaaaaataaattagtcttttagttttttggtcaagaaaatttatttcaatacaACTTAttcaaaacatcttaaaattttgaaaaaagaaaaggccAAAACTAGCTCATTTTTACAATAATGgtaaaaatattgaaagttgcaAAAACacaataatgtaaaaataaaactGGTTCTTCTATATGTGATTCTTTAGTATGGTTTTTTGGAATATTTCTCTATCATTTTACTAGATTTAATAATTTTCATGGATGTGatttattttttccaatagaGAAACTACTTCTATTTTTGCCACTATATTCCCTAGTCAATTTCAAAATCTTTCTAGATCTTTTTCCtgtcattttatatataatattatggTAGCAGTATTTTGTAAGAATGAAAACGATTTTGTCAAACTTATGCAGATTTATTATTTTGATGCCATGAGTATTATTCCTTTTGACTAAAACCTGccatatatatttaaaattattttttgcaacGGCTCACCAGGGGTAACTTAGTAAATTAATGCGATTAAATTACATAGATTAATCTTCCATTCCctaaaataatatagtaaatcccaacacttagaaataaaataagaaaaagagcaCTCACCCCACCATCACCAAGACTGCACAAATATATActctatttattttagaaaaaaaaaaatatcctccatttgcaaaaaaaaaaaaaaaaaaaaagtaactattcctacttggtatttatatggaGTCCGAAGGAATGCAACTCAAGTATTAGTAATTGATTTCATGATCCTAACTTACAACAACAACAGTCCCAATATATTCTCACAAATTGAGGTTtggggaggataagatgtacgcagttcataccactatctCCGCAAAAGTAGAGaaactgtttccgatagacccctgactCAAGATAGAGAATGGTACACCAAAGccgtaatgaaacatgaaacatGATAGGTGACATAGACGAAATAcgaaataataaacataaaatacaaaataaataacaaagaaatacgaaaataaGTGAAATACTAGCAATTCAATATAAGACATAAGAAAGACGACATCCACCTAGTAGTAACAATACACTCCCAGATCAAAGACACTCACCACACTCAAACTCTCCGGAATAGAGGCTCCTACTCAAGGACACAGGCCCAAGATTACCAACCCGGTTACACAAGCGCTCTCCTACCtccttgctacaacccacacactcacaccaGTGGCGGATCCAGGAATTCAAAGTTGTGGGtgctcaaaaaaaattataaaaaatagtatataGCTTTAGGGATTCAAACCTGGAAAACTGTATATAGGAGTCACATCCTTAAACCACTGCACCCAATCATATGTTGTTCTCTGGGTGCTCTTTAATATATTATaccatttattttttgtttcttatataattatatttaatctacGTCGAATTTAGTGGGTGTCGAAGCACCCCAAAACTACACATGAGTCCACCCCTGATTCACACTAACTTTCTACCCTAATCTACGACCTCCACATGCCTCTAACTTATACCTactaaaatgattaaaaattgTGTATAAATAACATGTCATGCATTTAAACAGTTACATGCAGATACATATTCTTTACCCCATTTTCctgactaaaaaataaataaaaagttacaTAGTTAATCGTTCAATCAAATAAACTTACTGCCTATAAATAAAATATCCATATCTTATTTATCAACTAGTTAATTTTGAACGGACAACTATTAatgttaattttcttttttaaaaaacaaaaacaaaaacaaggcATTCAATTCCTTAAATATGGGTAGCCCCAATCCACGGCGGGGAGAGGGGGTGAGGGAGAAAAAGCTTAAATGAGATTTTtgttaaatatgattattgattatgGCATTAGGCATGGGaagaaagattaagaaaaaagaaagtttagtgcattaaatttttaattacgtAGGAGTTTAGGGTAAGATTGAATTATAAGGTTTATGGTATACAGTTTTACCTTATATTTCTATCAGAGATGATTTCTAGAGAATAAAGTTGTAATCTCTTGatcacatgacaataactttatCTATTATATCAACAAAAGATTAAGGAGTTATTTAGTAGGACAGATAAGAAATAACTAATTTCGAGATTAATTTTAAGATAAGCTTATCTCGTGTTTGGTTGggataaaatggaatggacaactCATCCTGAGATTAGACAACCCagaaatagtagtagtagtagtatttttgTCCCTTCTTGAAATTGTGATAactaattctaaaataattaatatcgAAATGATTAATTTCAGAATAACTCATTTCCCAATTAAACGGCCTCtacgaaaagaaaaagaaaaaaaggcacTATTAGAGGAGAAAGAGAGGCTTTGATCTGAAGCATAAACTTTTTTCATTAAACTATGTCTAAGACAAATCCTTTCTAAATCTATCTTTTCCTACTTTAAACTTAGATTAATTAAGTGAATGTGGTAGGATGTGTTTATACAACTAATTAAAGTTTGGCACATGTGGGCCCACTTATCTATGGGCCCACTTTCGGGTTTTCATTCTTAAGCCCAAAGTTTTGACCCGAATTGGATGATATTCAATCCTTAACCCTCCAATCTATTGCATCTCACATGGGAAAGTAGGATGCCCTAATACTTGTTTCACAATAACAAAACCTTGCACGTGCACCACATGTATGGCACGTGGAAGTACTCTTCACTTTTtctaattctaaatttttatttttggggtggattgacttataataataataataataataataataataataataataaaaacaacaacgataataatactactaataataacGTCACAACTTGCATACCAACCGAGATTACGATTGATCTCGCGAATACCTACTAATTCGCATAACAATAGCTATTCGTATGATAGTGGATCA
Coding sequences within:
- the LOC107878504 gene encoding probable receptor-like protein kinase At2g42960 isoform X1, which translates into the protein MSSGELKSELSRKTSFLGLKLWVLMGLCVGVFIVGILCMLSIWVTCRRKNRRTLDGYSHCQIPHVSKDIKVDRVGGAANVHDHPESLFLTVNDKSNETTSEKMLVHLGRSKSSDADNISQCSSIYHHERGFSSQSGEEGSSGTVRKQTSYGIAMPSPLIGLPEISQLGWGHWFTLRDLELATNRFSAENVLGEGGYGVVYKGRLINGTDVAVKKLLNNLGQAEKEFRVEVEAIGHVRHKNLVRLLGYCIEGVHRMLVYEYVNNGNLEQWLHGAMRHHGTLTWEARMKVLLGTAKALAYLHEAIEPKVVHRDIKSSNILIDDEFNSKVSDFGLAKLLDSGESHITTRVMGTFGYVAPEYANTGLLNEKSDVYSFGVLVLEAVTGRDPVDYSRPANEVNLVEWLKMMVGNRRAEEVVDPNLEVKPNTRALKRALLVALRCVDPDSEKRPRMSQVVRMLETEEVPYREDRRNRRSRTASMEIESVKESCSSSADVESKVGRADSSTSDTILG
- the LOC107878504 gene encoding probable receptor-like protein kinase At2g42960 isoform X2, with amino-acid sequence MSSGELKSELSRKTSFLGLKLWVLMGLCVGVFIVGILCMLSIWVTCRRKNRRTLDGYSHCQIPHVSKDIKVDRVGGAANVHDHPESLFLTVNDKSNETTSEKMLVHLGRSKSSDADNISQCSSIYHHERGFSSQSGEEGSSGTVRKQTSYGIAMPSPLIGLPEISQLGWGHWFTLRDLELATNRFSAENVLGEGGYGVVYKGRLINGTDVAVKKLLNNLGQAEKEFRVEVEAIGHVRHKNLVRLLGYCIEGVHRMLVYEYVNNGNLEQWLHGAMRHHGTLTWEARMKVLLGTAKALAYLHEAIEPKVVHRDIKSSNILIDDEFNSKVSDFGLAKLLDSGESHITTRVMGTFGYVAPEYANTGLLNEKSDVYSFGVLVLEAVTGRDPVDYSRPANEVNLVEWLKMMVGNRRAEEVVDPNLEVKPNTRALKRALLVALRCVDPDSEKRPRMSQVVRMLETEEVPYREDRRNRRSRTASMEIESVKESCSSSADVESKVGLLGI